The Allorhodopirellula heiligendammensis genome includes a window with the following:
- the hpnC gene encoding squalene synthase HpnC, which yields MSSTVSVSTPVPDRELAASRKQCRDIARSHYENFVVASVLLPRRMRQPFYDVYAFCRAADDAADESASTAAANEALASFRISIANIYSGGEVTGPFVALAETVRRFHLPRKPFDDLLDAFVQDQTVHRYRDESMLLDYCCRSANPVGRIVLALGGCDTESHFRLSDDVCTGLQLANFWQDVTRDFAIGRVYLPESVMQRHGFDAAVLAETITHSRPTPACVRDAITEQCDRARGRLRRGRTLVATVPRWLAADVELFVRGGLATLDAIARIQYDVLRYRPKVSKRKQAWLVASTFVRGVMGRPHGNGTGDEAIAPVTGGSHQ from the coding sequence GTGAGCTCGACCGTTTCTGTCTCCACCCCCGTTCCCGATCGCGAGCTAGCCGCTTCGCGCAAACAATGCCGCGACATCGCTCGCTCACACTACGAGAATTTTGTCGTCGCCAGCGTGCTGTTGCCGCGGCGGATGCGTCAGCCATTCTACGATGTGTATGCGTTTTGTCGGGCCGCCGACGATGCGGCCGATGAATCCGCGTCCACCGCAGCGGCGAACGAGGCGCTGGCGAGTTTTCGCATTTCCATCGCGAATATCTACAGTGGCGGAGAGGTTACGGGGCCGTTCGTCGCTTTGGCCGAGACGGTGCGGCGATTCCACCTGCCGCGAAAACCATTTGATGATTTGCTCGATGCCTTTGTCCAGGACCAGACCGTGCATCGGTATCGCGACGAATCGATGCTGCTGGACTACTGTTGCCGGTCGGCCAACCCAGTTGGGCGGATCGTCCTGGCGCTGGGAGGGTGCGATACCGAGTCGCACTTTCGGCTCAGCGATGACGTTTGCACCGGCCTGCAGCTCGCGAACTTTTGGCAAGACGTCACGCGTGACTTTGCAATTGGACGAGTTTACTTGCCGGAGTCGGTCATGCAGCGACACGGTTTTGATGCCGCTGTATTAGCAGAGACGATCACGCACTCTCGTCCAACTCCCGCGTGTGTTCGGGATGCCATTACCGAACAGTGTGACCGAGCCCGGGGGCGTTTGCGTCGAGGTCGCACACTGGTCGCGACTGTGCCCCGGTGGTTGGCGGCTGACGTTGAGTTGTTCGTGCGGGGAGGACTGGCGACGCTCGATGCGATCGCGAGGATCCAATATGACGTCCTGCGATATCGACCGAAAGTAAGTAAACGCAAGCAGGCTTGGTTGGTCGCAAGCACCTTCGTTCGCGGCGTCATGGGGCGCCCCCACGGCAACGGCACTGGTGACGAAGCGATCGCACCCGTCACCGGCGGGAGTCACCAGTGA
- a CDS encoding phytoene/squalene synthase family protein — protein MTSSDNARVASSYAAVRRISRQSGSNFYRSFWLLPRLQRDAMSALYAFARITDDLGDSNEPVMLRRHALNWWRQTTAMNLIGDASATIRLAEEVDEFSPAVAARLRARAGEIMPALRHASDHFSIPSRYLLEIIDGVLADQQKSRFDTFEQLEHYCYLVASAVGIACLHIWGFREPLPMQAAIDCGLAFQLTNILRDVSEDAARGRIYLPRQHFEQHGLDEDDLLHPRRDARLRCLILDETRRASELFDSGWRVWDSLEEPGRPMFSMMWRTYRALLQRIAEDPDAILSRRVSLGMKTRLGIVSSHFVGPLYRRLPVPPAEVGRDPRTPPLQAHS, from the coding sequence ATGACGTCCAGCGACAATGCTCGAGTTGCCTCCAGCTACGCGGCAGTGCGTCGGATTTCCCGGCAGAGCGGCAGTAATTTCTACCGGTCATTTTGGCTGTTGCCGCGGCTGCAACGCGATGCGATGTCAGCGCTCTACGCGTTTGCGAGGATCACCGACGACCTTGGGGATTCCAACGAGCCAGTCATGCTGCGACGCCATGCTCTGAATTGGTGGCGACAGACGACGGCCATGAATTTAATTGGTGACGCGTCTGCCACGATTCGGTTGGCGGAGGAAGTCGACGAGTTCTCCCCGGCGGTGGCTGCCAGGTTGAGAGCCCGTGCCGGCGAAATCATGCCCGCCCTGCGGCATGCGTCGGATCATTTTTCGATCCCATCGAGGTACCTGCTGGAGATCATTGATGGTGTTTTGGCTGACCAGCAAAAGAGTCGCTTCGATACCTTCGAGCAACTCGAACACTACTGCTATCTCGTCGCTTCGGCGGTCGGCATCGCCTGTTTACACATTTGGGGATTTCGGGAACCGCTGCCTATGCAAGCGGCTATCGATTGTGGACTGGCATTTCAGCTGACGAACATTTTGCGAGACGTTTCCGAAGATGCGGCTCGAGGCCGAATTTATCTGCCGCGGCAACACTTTGAGCAGCACGGTCTGGATGAAGACGATCTGCTACACCCGCGCCGCGATGCGCGGCTGCGGTGCCTGATTCTGGACGAAACGCGTCGAGCATCGGAGTTATTCGATTCGGGCTGGCGGGTGTGGGATTCGCTCGAAGAGCCTGGCCGCCCGATGTTCAGCATGATGTGGCGGACGTACCGGGCACTGCTGCAGCGGATTGCGGAAGATCCCGATGCAATTCTCAGCCGCCGGGTGTCGCTCGGAATGAAGACGCGATTGGGGATCGTTTCGAGTCATTTTGTCGGACCGCTCTATCGCCGGTTGCCCGTGCCGCCAGCGGAGGTGGGACGCGATCCCCGCACGCCGCCCCTGCAGGCGCATTCGTGA
- the hpnE gene encoding hydroxysqualene dehydroxylase HpnE, with amino-acid sequence MTESAVAEPATRPRIVIIGGGIAGLSAALALSSPPLRGEHSTDCHVTLIESRSRPGGRAGSFAEPISGETVDYCQHVAMGCCTNLLDVLHETELIEHFTRYDDLHFYHPGSGISPFRASRWLPAPLHLQPALAGLNYLSGKQQRQIRLGIWRLMRATPAVIAKIDAATWLAENGQDDEVRTKFWDVILVSALGDIPERVSMAAARKVIIDGFAAARGASDVWVPNRELSEIFGVGMTQRLRDRGVLVRTGATVRDIRRPDAGGYAQVAGVVLGDGETVPADHIVIATNWRSASRLLSSLGGQGSSPVLESWSRGLVATLSSIELSPITGLHLWFDREITSHPHVVMVGTTAQWLFRDPVRERADQVAGCYYQVVISGQHAWSHAPRNGLVEQVAGELRAAFPAASDARLLHSRIVTDPAAVYRLSPELDARRPPASTPLKWLHLAGDYVQTGWPATMEGAVISGRLAAESILSRQRDTSPLASLVLPGLRPGWLARRLIRPIW; translated from the coding sequence GTGACTGAGTCGGCAGTGGCGGAGCCTGCGACCCGGCCGCGCATCGTCATCATTGGTGGCGGGATCGCTGGTTTGTCCGCCGCGCTGGCGTTGTCGAGTCCGCCCCTGCGAGGCGAGCACTCAACCGATTGCCACGTCACGCTGATCGAATCACGCTCGCGGCCCGGGGGTCGGGCTGGTTCATTCGCCGAGCCCATCTCCGGTGAAACGGTGGACTACTGTCAGCATGTCGCCATGGGCTGTTGTACGAATCTGCTCGATGTGCTCCATGAAACCGAATTGATTGAGCATTTCACTCGATATGATGACCTTCATTTTTACCATCCCGGTAGTGGAATCTCGCCTTTTCGGGCAAGTCGCTGGTTACCCGCTCCCTTACATTTGCAGCCCGCATTGGCAGGCCTGAACTATCTCTCGGGTAAACAGCAGCGTCAAATTCGTCTCGGGATCTGGAGACTGATGCGGGCCACCCCGGCCGTGATCGCGAAGATCGATGCTGCGACCTGGTTGGCGGAGAACGGTCAAGATGACGAAGTGAGGACAAAATTTTGGGACGTGATTTTGGTGAGCGCGCTCGGCGATATCCCCGAGAGAGTTTCGATGGCGGCGGCCCGCAAAGTCATCATCGACGGATTTGCCGCGGCGCGAGGTGCCAGTGATGTGTGGGTCCCCAACCGTGAGTTATCCGAGATCTTTGGTGTGGGGATGACTCAGCGTTTGCGCGACCGCGGTGTCCTCGTGCGCACCGGGGCCACCGTCCGCGATATTCGCAGACCCGATGCGGGCGGCTACGCCCAGGTCGCTGGTGTGGTGCTCGGCGACGGCGAGACGGTGCCTGCCGATCACATCGTCATAGCGACGAACTGGCGATCGGCGTCCAGGCTGCTGTCGTCGCTCGGTGGCCAAGGATCGTCACCCGTGTTGGAGTCGTGGTCTCGCGGGTTGGTTGCGACCTTGTCGTCGATCGAGCTGTCCCCAATCACTGGGCTGCACCTGTGGTTTGACCGTGAAATCACGTCGCACCCCCATGTCGTGATGGTCGGCACGACCGCTCAGTGGTTGTTCCGTGATCCCGTGAGAGAACGCGCCGATCAGGTCGCCGGTTGCTACTACCAAGTGGTGATCAGTGGCCAGCATGCATGGAGCCATGCACCCAGGAACGGGTTGGTTGAGCAGGTTGCCGGTGAACTGCGAGCGGCATTTCCGGCGGCGAGCGACGCCCGGTTGTTGCATAGCCGGATCGTGACCGACCCGGCCGCGGTGTATCGCCTCAGCCCCGAATTGGATGCCCGCCGTCCGCCCGCGTCGACGCCCCTGAAGTGGTTGCACTTGGCGGGTGACTACGTCCAAACGGGCTGGCCGGCGACGATGGAGGGGGCGGTGATCAGCGGCCGGCTGGCTGCTGAATCGATTCTTTCGCGGCAGCGGGATACTTCCCCTCTCGCGTCGCTGGTGTTACCGGGGCTCCGGCCGGGCTGGCTGGCCCGACGGTTGATCCGCCCGATTTGGTGA
- a CDS encoding LON peptidase substrate-binding domain-containing protein, with amino-acid sequence MNPFSDATELPDDFDGDVRLFPLPGLVMFPHAMQPLHVFEPRYVEMLRESLATDQLITMATLIDQHTTPAESPPRVSPIVCVGKIVSHAELDDDRHNVLLVGVRRARIRREMETTQSFRTAQVDLIDDFYMPAATSKRSELKRRLLTAFGKIIPPKVGSHQMLHDLMAGQMGVGPITDIIAYMMPFPLADKLQLLEMSDVDGRAEYLIELLNHSDIDLQSVSVSEQKIDLQEESSHRPDRNSFPPPFSAN; translated from the coding sequence GTGAATCCGTTTTCTGATGCGACCGAGCTACCGGACGATTTTGATGGCGACGTGCGTCTATTTCCGCTACCGGGCTTGGTGATGTTCCCCCACGCGATGCAGCCACTGCACGTCTTCGAGCCACGCTATGTTGAGATGCTGCGGGAGTCACTGGCGACCGACCAGCTGATCACCATGGCGACACTGATTGACCAGCACACGACTCCGGCGGAATCTCCCCCGCGCGTCTCACCGATCGTTTGTGTTGGAAAAATCGTGTCGCATGCGGAACTCGACGATGATCGGCACAATGTCCTGCTGGTCGGCGTACGTCGGGCGAGGATTCGTCGGGAAATGGAAACGACTCAGTCGTTTCGGACGGCGCAGGTGGACCTGATCGATGACTTTTACATGCCTGCGGCGACGAGCAAACGCAGTGAATTGAAACGACGACTGTTGACCGCGTTTGGCAAGATCATTCCACCCAAGGTCGGTTCACACCAGATGTTGCACGATCTGATGGCGGGACAGATGGGTGTGGGTCCGATCACTGATATCATTGCCTACATGATGCCGTTTCCACTCGCAGACAAACTCCAGTTGCTGGAGATGAGTGACGTCGATGGTCGAGCCGAATATTTGATCGAACTGCTCAACCACAGCGACATTGACCTGCAGTCGGTCAGCGTGAGTGAACAGAAGATCGACCTTCAGGAAGAATCCTCCCACCGCCCCGATCGCAATTCTTTCCCACCTCCCTTCAGCGCCAATTGA
- a CDS encoding dCTP deaminase: protein MILSSQEIVARMGKDLSIAPFDPERLNANSYNLSLYHELLVYEEVVLDAASPNRFRRIEIPAEGLNLHPGVLYLGRTIEHTQTYNLVPMLHSRSSLGRLGLILNPGGSLGQAGYCGTWTLELHCIQPVRIYPGMQVCQISYQELSGQFEACEHDKYQNSTDIQPSLLHRELGYDDRDTQLELELNFDEAIEAAR, encoded by the coding sequence ATGATTTTATCCAGCCAAGAAATCGTTGCTCGGATGGGCAAGGATCTATCCATCGCCCCCTTCGACCCTGAGCGGCTCAACGCCAATAGTTACAACCTTTCGCTCTATCACGAATTACTCGTGTATGAAGAAGTGGTGCTCGATGCGGCCAGCCCGAACCGATTCCGCCGCATCGAGATTCCAGCGGAGGGATTGAATTTGCATCCCGGTGTCCTCTATCTCGGTCGTACCATTGAGCACACACAGACGTATAACCTGGTACCCATGCTACACTCCCGCTCGTCGCTGGGCCGGTTGGGATTGATTCTCAATCCCGGCGGTTCATTGGGCCAGGCGGGCTACTGCGGAACCTGGACCCTGGAGTTGCACTGCATTCAACCGGTGCGAATCTATCCAGGGATGCAGGTCTGTCAGATTTCATATCAAGAGCTCTCCGGTCAATTCGAAGCGTGCGAGCACGATAAGTATCAAAACAGCACCGATATCCAGCCCAGCCTGTTGCACCGCGAGTTGGGCTACGACGATCGGGACACCCAGCTCGAGCTCGAGCTCAACTTTGACGAGGCGATCGAGGCGGCCCGGTGA
- a CDS encoding ABC transporter ATP-binding protein: protein MNTFSPESALSLKSVHKRFKQTVALHDVSLHVPKGVVFALLGENGAGKSTLIKILTGFVSADYGHASVLGHDCEIESMKIRRSIGYVSDTPALYDWMTPSEIGWFTSAFYADGFLTRYQTLLTELNVPAATKIKDLSKGQRAKVALALAIGHDPELLILDEPTSGLDPMVRRQFLESMVDRAAVGRTVLLSSHQINEVERVADWVAILHHGQLKVVAPLEELKTNVRIVTATVDSVGSVVPVPRGDVLTETQTGRQIRWIVRGLPDDWQDDYPPSSGATKLSAERATLEEIFIAVCDDRATRPVIANDHAETGSMEAAS, encoded by the coding sequence ATGAACACGTTCTCCCCGGAATCGGCTCTCTCGTTGAAGAGTGTCCACAAGCGTTTCAAACAGACCGTGGCTCTACACGACGTCAGTCTCCATGTCCCGAAGGGTGTCGTCTTTGCGCTGCTGGGCGAGAACGGTGCGGGCAAATCAACATTAATTAAAATCCTCACGGGCTTCGTATCAGCGGACTATGGTCACGCCTCGGTACTCGGTCACGACTGTGAAATCGAATCGATGAAGATTCGCCGCTCGATCGGATACGTGTCCGATACGCCAGCACTCTACGACTGGATGACGCCCTCTGAGATTGGCTGGTTCACCTCCGCCTTCTACGCCGACGGATTTTTAACTCGCTACCAAACGCTGCTAACGGAGTTGAACGTCCCTGCGGCTACCAAGATCAAAGATCTGAGTAAAGGCCAGCGGGCGAAGGTGGCATTGGCGTTGGCGATCGGACACGATCCCGAGCTTCTGATCCTCGATGAACCCACCAGTGGCCTGGACCCGATGGTGCGGCGTCAGTTTCTGGAATCAATGGTCGATCGAGCCGCCGTGGGCAGGACCGTCCTGCTGTCGAGTCATCAGATCAATGAAGTCGAGCGGGTCGCTGACTGGGTCGCGATTCTCCATCACGGCCAGCTAAAAGTCGTCGCGCCGCTGGAGGAACTGAAAACCAACGTGCGGATCGTTACGGCGACCGTGGATTCGGTCGGTAGTGTCGTGCCCGTTCCGCGTGGCGACGTGCTGACGGAGACGCAGACGGGTCGCCAGATTCGCTGGATCGTCAGAGGCTTGCCTGATGACTGGCAGGACGACTACCCACCGTCCAGCGGTGCGACCAAGTTGTCCGCTGAGCGTGCCACGTTGGAAGAGATTTTCATAGCGGTCTGCGACGATCGAGCGACGCGACCCGTGATCGCAAACGATCACGCCGAGACCGGCTCAATGGAGGCGGCATCATGA
- a CDS encoding GntR family transcriptional regulator yields the protein MFFSIDSANGVPIYEQLIRQVKLAVADGVLNGGQMVPSVRHLASELAINPNTIQRAYQQLQADQVLEVVRGRGLAVRRDALDRCTKARNTLVAGALERLLTDALSGGMSPDELRTLFEQELQRQSQAEQASSLSPPN from the coding sequence ATGTTTTTTTCCATTGACAGTGCCAACGGGGTCCCGATCTACGAGCAGCTGATCCGCCAGGTCAAACTGGCGGTTGCCGATGGCGTGCTCAACGGCGGCCAGATGGTGCCGAGCGTGCGGCACTTGGCCAGTGAGTTGGCGATCAACCCCAACACGATCCAGCGTGCCTATCAGCAATTGCAAGCCGACCAGGTGCTCGAGGTCGTCCGTGGACGAGGGTTGGCGGTGCGGCGAGATGCACTCGATCGCTGCACGAAAGCACGCAACACGTTGGTGGCCGGTGCGTTGGAGCGACTGCTCACCGACGCGCTCTCCGGCGGAATGTCGCCCGATGAGTTGCGGACACTCTTTGAACAGGAACTGCAGCGGCAGTCCCAAGCCGAACAGGCCTCTAGCCTGTCGCCCCCGAATTAA